One stretch of Eretmochelys imbricata isolate rEreImb1 chromosome 1, rEreImb1.hap1, whole genome shotgun sequence DNA includes these proteins:
- the LOC144278095 gene encoding olfactory receptor 52R1-like produces MSDSNTTDFTNPSTFILLGIPGLEWAHAWLSIPFCAMYAIATLGNFTILFVVKRELSLRAPMYHFLCMLAVSNLVLSTSMLPKMLTIFWFNSREINFSACLTQMYFIHGFSVMESGILVAMAFDRYVAICHPLRHSTILTNPVVAKIGLAVVLRGGMIILPCSLLARQWPYCETNIIPDTYCTHIAVVKLACADIRISSYYGLFVLFCVKGLDMFLVALSYTQILRAIFSLPTKDARLKTLGTCSSHLCSILVFYIPAVFSSLAYRSGQHVALHFRVLIGNLNLLVPPVLNPIIYGVRTKQIRDRLLQLFIHKDI; encoded by the coding sequence atgtcagattccaacacaaccgacttcaccaacccctccaccttcatccttctgggcattcctggcctggaatGGGCTCATGCCTggctctccatccccttctgtgccATGTATGCCATAGCCAccttggggaacttcaccattCTATTTGTTGTGAAGAGGGAACTGAGCCTCCGTGCCCCCATGTAccatttcctctgcatgctggcagtCAGCAACCTGGTCCTGTCTACATCCATGCTGCCCAAAATGCTGaccatcttctggttcaattccagggagatcaatttcagtgcctgcctcacccagatgtacttcattcacggcttctcagtgatggagtctgggattctcgtggccatggcttttgatcgctacgtggccatctgccatcccctgagacattccaccatctTGACAAACCCCGTGGTGGCCAAGATTGGCCTGGCTGTGGTGCTGCGTGGTGGCATGATCATACTGCCCTGTTCCTTGCTGGCGAGGCAGTGGCCATATTGCGAAACCAACATCATCCCCGATACCTACTGCACACATATAGCCGTGGTGAAGTTGGCTTGCGCTGATATCCGCATCAGTAGTTACTACGGCCTCTTTGTGCTATTCTGTGTGAAGGGTCTGGATATGTTTTTAGTTGCATTGTCctatacccagatcctcagggccatcttcagcctccccacaaaggatgcCCGACTCAAGACTTTGGGGACCTGCAGTTCCCATCTCTGTTCCATCTTAGTCTTTTACATCCCAGCTGTCTTCTCCTCCCTCGCGTACCGGTCTGGCCAGCATGTGGCCCTGCATTTCCGTGTTCTCATTGGCAACTTGAATCTCCTGGTGCCCCCCGtgctaaaccccatcatctacggggtgaggaccaaacagatccgggacaggctgctccagctctttaTTCATAAAGACATCTAA